GAGGTTGCCGGAGTGGAGAAGTACCTCGACTGGGCCAGACCGGTCATATGCCGCGCCGACGACCTGGCCGGACTGGCGCGGCTGATCGTGCCTGCCGACAGGCCGACGACGGTGATCGTCACCGGGGCATGCCCCGAAGGAGAGAGTCATGAAAAAGTGGAATGTTGAGATATGCGACGTCACGCTCCGTGACGGCGAACAGACGCCGGGTGTATCGTTTGCCTGCGACGAGAAGAAGGAGATAGCGGGAATCCTCGATGCCACCGGTGTCGAGGTGATCGAGGCCGGTTTCCCTGCCGTCTCGGCGAACGAGAAGAAGGCGGTCAGGGAGATCTGCGGGATGGGCCTCGACGCCCGGATCTGCGCACTCGCACGGGCGAAACAGTACGACATCGACGCCGCGCTCGACTGCGGCGTGGAGATGATCGGCGTCTTTGCGGCCACCTCCGACCTCCATATCCGGACGAAGTACGGCAAGACCCGCGAGGAAGTCCTTGCCGAGACCTGCGCGATGATCGAGTACGCCCATGACCACGGCGTCACCGTCAGGTTCGGCGCCGAAGACGCGTCCCGGACTCCTCTCCCCGTCCTTATCGAGGCGTACAGGCAGGCGGCCGATGCCGGCGCCGACCTCGTTACCTTTGCCGACACCGTCGGGTGCATGACACCCTCGGAGACCGGGGAGAGGGTGCGCGAGATCGCGGCCGCCATCGACACCCCCCTCTGCATCCACTGCCACGACGACCTCGGGTGCGCCACCGCAAACACCGTCACCGCCGCCGCGGAAGGCGCTTTTCAACTCCACACCACGGTGAACGGACTCGGCGAGAGGGCCGGGAACGCCGCCCTCGAGGAGGTGCTCGTCGTCCTGGCCATGAAGGCCGGGATCAGCAGGTACGACCTCTCCCACCTCAAGAGACTCTCCGATCGGGTCGAGAAGGCTTCGGGGATCGCGGTCGCAAAGAACAAGGCGGTCGTGGGTGCCCATGCCTTCGCGCACGAGAGCGGCATCCATATCGCCGCGATCCTCAGGGAACCGGAGACCTACGAATACGTTCGCCCCTCTCTTGTGGGCGCGTCAAGGACGTTCATTCTCGGCAAACACACCGGGAAACACGCGATCGAGCATGTCGCCGTCTCTCTCGGCTACGACCTCGACGATGCCGGGGTCTCCTGGGTGCTCGCCGAGGTGAAGAGGCGGAGCGAGGCGAAGTGCACGGTGACGCCCGAAGTCCTCCAGGAGATCCTCTGCGCCGCGCGGAAGGGGGCGGTCTGATGGCCACCCTTGCCGAGGAGATCCTGGGGGCGCCTGCCGGGGAATACGTCGACCGCCGGGTGGACCGGGCCTATGCCCATGACGGCACCGGCGTCCTTGCACGGGAGGCCTGGCTCTCGATCAGGACCGGGGCCTTCCCCGATCCCGAACGCCGGTATCTCATCTTCGACCACATCGTCCCGGCCAACACCTCCTTGACCGCAGACCTCCAGAAGGAACTGCGGACTTTCGCCCGGCAGCGGGGGATGCACCTCTCCGACGTCGGCGGCGGCGTCTGCCACCAGGTGATGGCCGAGGGGTATGCCCTCCCCGGCGAGGTGATCGTCGGGGCGGACTCGCACTCCTGCACTCTCGGGGCCTTCGGCGCCTTTGCGACAGGCGTCGGGGCGACGGACATGGCCGGCATCTGGGCGACAGGCGAGACCTGGTTCAGGGTGCCGGAGACGACCGGCGTCTTCCTTGATGGCGCCCTGACCGGTGCGGCCGCGGCAAAGGACGTCGCCCTCGCCTATGTCGCCGCCCTTGGGATGGACGGCGCGACCTACCGCGCCCTGGAGTTTGTCGGTGAGGGGGCGTCGGGGCTATCGATGGTAGACCGCCTCACCCTCTCCAACATGGCGGTGGAGACAGGAGCGAAGGCTGGAATGTTCTATGCCGATGCGGTGACGCGGGAGTACCTCGCCGGTTTTGGCCATGCGGTGGAGGCGCAGACTCCAGCGGCCGGATACCCAGATGAGATCACCCTCGACCTCGGGAATATCGAGCCCCTCCTTGCCCTGCCACCGCGGGTGGACACGGTCTGCCCGGTGACAGAGAGGGAGGGCCTGACCGTGGACCAGGTCTTCCTGGGCACCTGCACCTGCGGGCGGT
This window of the Methanofollis ethanolicus genome carries:
- a CDS encoding 3-isopropylmalate dehydratase/homoaconitate hydratase family large subunit — protein: MATLAEEILGAPAGEYVDRRVDRAYAHDGTGVLAREAWLSIRTGAFPDPERRYLIFDHIVPANTSLTADLQKELRTFARQRGMHLSDVGGGVCHQVMAEGYALPGEVIVGADSHSCTLGAFGAFATGVGATDMAGIWATGETWFRVPETTGVFLDGALTGAAAAKDVALAYVAALGMDGATYRALEFVGEGASGLSMVDRLTLSNMAVETGAKAGMFYADAVTREYLAGFGHAVEAQTPAAGYPDEITLDLGNIEPLLALPPRVDTVCPVTEREGLTVDQVFLGTCTCGRYEDLEAFARIVRGKKVAVRTVVVPASRAVLARAAATGVLSTLIEAGCAVGTPGCGPCLGAHMGVIGEGEVCLSTANRNFRNRMGVGGEIYLASPLTAAATALAGEIRSPEECL
- a CDS encoding homocitrate synthase family protein → MKKWNVEICDVTLRDGEQTPGVSFACDEKKEIAGILDATGVEVIEAGFPAVSANEKKAVREICGMGLDARICALARAKQYDIDAALDCGVEMIGVFAATSDLHIRTKYGKTREEVLAETCAMIEYAHDHGVTVRFGAEDASRTPLPVLIEAYRQAADAGADLVTFADTVGCMTPSETGERVREIAAAIDTPLCIHCHDDLGCATANTVTAAAEGAFQLHTTVNGLGERAGNAALEEVLVVLAMKAGISRYDLSHLKRLSDRVEKASGIAVAKNKAVVGAHAFAHESGIHIAAILREPETYEYVRPSLVGASRTFILGKHTGKHAIEHVAVSLGYDLDDAGVSWVLAEVKRRSEAKCTVTPEVLQEILCAARKGAV